The window aaaaaatttgcggtttttaattgttttgttgTGTGGGTATGGCAGTCCGGTTGATCTGAAAATCAATTTGTATTTGTAGTCtctcattttgttattatatacatCAGGTTTTCTGTCatcataattaatattgattatgCTTTTGGGAAGCACAAACAACATTTTGGAGTCTTGCAATCTTTTATTTCGAAACAACCTACCCAAATAGAGGagggaaagagagaagagaacaAATGttaatatacaaaatcaataaacaatgttttcaaatcatttaaattccTATCTTATTGTAAACACCCTTCACAATTAGCTTTTAAACATTGAAACTAAAATACCTCTTTTAAAACGTCATATTGAccaaataaacattatttcatatatatagcCCTAAATTCTTTACCAACAACCTAAATGTACTTTAACTCACCTAATTCAAACCCACCATGTGGCCAAATATTCAATTTATCCTTACATTGTATAatgttacaaaatatttttcttacataaaacctcataaatgaaaatttattatcaaCTTGATTAGagtcaaatttctaaaatccGTTACCAAATGTATatctattaatataaaacacatattttaccctttataattttatctttagttGCTTcccccaaaagaaaaaagaagaaagaaagaaagaaagaaagaaagagagagagaattgaatttttggttatgtttatattatatgttatgATATAAAGTTTGAAGTGACATTAGTTGGGAGTTGGACAACGTTAAATGGTTAGTTACATTGGTTAACAAAGTTATGGTGAATGGTAGAGGAAAGGAGCAGCAGGTGAGGTGATCAGGTAGGTTGAGTTAGGGTTAGCTAATAGGCTACGTCCTGAGAGGAGGCTATTTTGGTAAGGTTGCTATTGCTATTCTCTTCACGGACTTTAATGAGATCGGGTGCATTCATAGTCACTGCTGCTTCCATTTGACCCAAATTATTTTACGATGCTACTTAACcgcaatttcttcttctttttttttttaattacataaatatttacgTTTAAGTTTATGAGAATGTTgtttttgagttttcaaactatattatgaaacaataaaatattttattttattttagctaTTACCTTACTTAATGACATCGACAAATATATaactaaacaaacaaaaagataaaataacaCTTCCGTGAAAACTCATCCTACTTCTAAATAGCCTTTATAGCTTAGATAAGaagattttattaagatttaaatgagtAACCATGAACACATTTCAACGATTTAGAAGATACTCAACCTAGATTTGATgctcattttaatattttctaaattattatttgaatttaataaagatAGTCGGACTTCCCttaaaaagtaattgaacCTATCTCAATTTActaagttttctttaaatctcTTACCATTAATATACCTTGAGTtgtctttaaaaatattaaacaatctttataaaatatctaagAAGGTAATTACTTATCTTCGTAAAGATTTGTCAACGAACACCTCGAAGAACAATGATCTTTCTctttataagaagaaaaaactttgaaacgGACAAGGAAAGAGatcttttaaagatttttcaattaaagttGGTTTTTCGATCATAAACTTTATAGATGAAGAACTTTACAATATCTTCTAAAAATAATCTCCTATAAAGATATATCAATCAATAAAAACCTCCAAAaacttggaaaatattttttctttaaaaaaacctaataaaatgaaactaaatatttcttttctttttaaaaatagatttaaaatgtattagatgtattgattttgtgtttgatttattttaaaaaatctatatgatatttaaaattagaaaaatagttttagggatggtatgttttttttagaaattattcttctatttcaaaatgtcacataattatttaaaatgaaaacataaagttaattatttactttttaaacttatttaaaaaagtcaaacactaaaaagatttattttgaaaattcagacataaaaaagttatctttattatattaaaaaagattatgttAGGAGAATTTTTACATGTCCTTTTTACctaatttacaattttcataaattcttaTATTACTTCCCTcgagtaaaattttaagtaaCTTAATGTATTTAATGTTAATTGTGGGACGCAACTATTCAAAATAagatatatttgtttgaaatagagatgttttAAGTAGCCAGATTTTATGGGCATTGCACCCATTTCTTGGCTAGTTCATACAAGTGTAGAAACTAAaaagacaattttttctttcttttagaatgTATGTggattatttattgaaaaaaatgtttttaaaattatgtttgattttaaacaGCTTGtataaaatgagtttaatttttaaactctAACAtacctaaaataattttgttcaatctcatttttaaaaaatgtattttcaaaagttaccGAATAcctaaattttttcaaattatatatatatttaatttaaatactttaaaaaggCAATCCAACACTCTTTTATATTACATGATTATGGAGAAATTTGAAGCATATGTACTCTTTCTTACTTTTGGTATGTTTGAATTATGCTCTCTTAGCACTATTACGCAAAtgcttttaaaagaaattgaaaattgtaacACATGTAAAgagatattattttaaaattagatacttttttccaatatatttttttaacatgttATTATAACACATGTGGAGGGATCATTTATGCTTGTGTTAATTAGCATTCCTTTAGcactttaaatttgtttagttaTATTCTAgaatatttgtaataaatcTTTAGAATTGAaagaagtatttaaaaaattcattagaGGACATGTGTCCAAGCCCTAGTCCATAGCACCTTGGGATGGAGGCTAGGGAACAACCACAACCACAACCAAGCATGAGCTCCACAAGGAACTATACACCTAATAAAACCcatgaataataacaaaaatagtaGGAATAGAAAGCTATGAATGTTCTCTTGCATATATAGAAGGTGATACAATATCCATTTGTACCATTTTAAGTCAATCAAAATTCAACCCAAAAACTTGAGGTTTAGGTGAGTGAgtgaaagtaaatttaatattatatttaattataacacataaaaaatgaagtagGTAAAACTTCATTCTCGCAACTCTAACCTACTCGAACTTCTTAGACTAAACACCCACTAAAAGATTTTAATCATGGTTATGTTGTAAAAGTTGAGTTACAACACAAGTATGTAGGAAGTTGGGAATTGGagtagtttaattaaaaaatataaaaaaatatgtatggtAATGTGTGATTGtgaattgaataattttgatgGAAGAATGATTAAATGTATGATAGAAGGGATGGTCTCCATCTTTTCGCatacaaatttgatttggtcactaattttgttttttaaaaagtaatatttaactttattttgtgGGACTTAAAAGATGAGAAATGCACCCAAGTTTTTGTATCCTTTAAACTCCCTTTTCGAGATGGTCCCGAGTGGGGAGTGAGGcagaaagtaaaagaagaaCCAACAAGGACATATGAGGAGGTTTTTAAATGGTAAAACCTGACAATGCCTTTCACCAGAATTAACCCCTAACTTTCCATTTACGGAAgaccctcttcttcttcttctctaattcattatttatttcaccTAATAATGTATGTCTATTTCTCCCACAAACAACAAcaccaacaacaacaagaaagaagaagatcaagaagaagaagaagaagaagaagaaaaagaaaaaatatggcTCGTGGGAAGATCCAGATCAAGAGAATAGAAAACCCTACAAACAGGCAAGTGACTTACTCCAAGAGACGCAACGGGCTGTTCAAAAAAGCCAACGAATTGACGGTTCTCTGCGATGCTAAAGTCTCCATTATCATGTTCTCCAGCACTGGAAAACTTCACGAGTATATCAGCCCTGCCACTTCGTaagtattaaatatatatatataataaatcaaatcaacCACACCCTAtcccattcttcttcttcttctccttctccttcttaaTGATATGATGATctgtttgatttgattttttaggACTAAGGAGCTTTTCGATCAGTACCAGAAGACTTTAGGCGTTGATTTATGGATCACTCACTATGAGGTCAGCCTCACCCCGGCCCTCTCTCTTAcctttctctctatttttataactactctaatttatatattgtatttctATGGTGCGGTCCAGAGAATGCAAGACAATCTCAAGAAGCTCAAAGATATCAACCGAAATCTCCGAAGGCAGATTAGGTATTAATTATattctcatcatcatcatctctattttttttaaatatataatttaattaattttttaaatatattattcagGCAGAGGATGGGGGAATGTATGAATGATCTGAGTTTTGAAGAACTCCGATGTCTTGAGCAAGATATGGATAATGCTGTCAGGATCATCCGTGAACGCAAGGtctattctctctctcttatcccttttaaaattacttcatttctattttacaTCTATGTTTATAACTATCATAAATCATCTTCATCTATTTGGTTTCTTGACTTAATTACTTCTATAAACGATATCAGTAGCTACTTTAATTAAGTCTTGGGAGTTGAGTTTagattttttagatttttttgtattattattaatggtTTATGTGCTCATCTTGATCGATTAAAATCACTCCCTTTTTTCATTTGCCATTTTTCTTCGATGTATATGACTTTTTGAGCTATCCTCTAGCTATCTCATGTATTTTCTCTTGAAGATAATGCTTCACTTGTGGTATTGGGGGTGTTTAGATTTGCTTGTGATATATCAACCTAGTTGAAGTGAGATATCTCGGTCGCGCCATCATTTCCTCTATCTCTAGTATCTTGTTTAAAAAACAGAAGTGTATAGTGGAGGAGGGAGAAGAGCGTGGCTTCCTAAGAGCTTTGATTGTGGTAGACCAAATTCAACCTTACCAAAACGAAAAAATTTACCTTATCATAACTTTTAAAGTAGTTCTGAGAGTCAAAAACTATTCCGGGGATATTTGAGAGGAACTGTAATGTTGTTTGAATTACTTTGtccttttcaaaatcacattgaaacatatttctaataatttctaatatattttgatgatataaaagttatattatttaaaagtgtaCAATTGAgtattaaattagttttgagtGATTATACAAAAGTGATTTGAACACTCTTAAAATTGGTTCTCAAATATgcatctttttatatttaaggaTATGTCAATCagaagagaaatatttttactttttcaaataatgtttttttagtttgagatTCTAGTCTGGGAAAGTATTGTTGCTTTTCAAATAAGCTCTAATTCAAACAACTATTAAACCGTAAATCAGGGTTATACAATATTAAGTACATGGGTTATATCTGAAGAATACACAATCATTGTGAAGTTCTAAACCCACGATCCTAATTTAGAAATCAATTGGTTGCGCGGATGTTTTTATAACAAGATACTAGAAGAAAGAGATCAGTATAGATGCATCAATGGATCAAGACTTCTCAACTATGGACGgttgaaaatgattaaattggTGTATAAAAAACTTACTTTGTAATTATGATGCATCTATCATTTCTCTAGGTTAGAAAATTTTCCACTAGATTCCTCTGcctacatttttattattcaacgAAGGGATTTCgttgtttccttttaaaaGAATGATTTATAAGCCCTTCATAATCTCACTTTTTAGCATGTCATAAATTATGTATGTCTTATCGACTTTgattctatattaaatttggtaGACATTATTTTAGAGCTAGTTTGGATTCACAAtacaaaataatgtttttcaaaaagttattttattattatttttaatatagattGTTTAAAGTAATTCAAAATGTTCCACAAGCTGGTTTTCAAGCACTAAAATTTCTCAtgtacttattttaaaaactaaatcaatggttaaaaaatatatagtagtGATCTTGCATATAAGTGCAATAACTGTAAATATAGATGCTTCTGTATGTGTTACATTAACCGATTCAAATTGAAACTTTGTTCAACAGTACCGGGTGATCTCAAACCAGATCGAAACACACAAGAAGAAggtaattcaaaatcattatcatttatatatattgaaacgTTGTTTGGGAGGTCTCTTTAAATATCTTACAAAAATGTGTAGTTAGACTACTTTAACTGCTAtctaaaatgtattataaaaagaattaccTTTGTGATTGGACTAAAAAATGATTACCATCTAGCCAGCCTGCCCTTAACATGgttcaaatacaaatattctCCTACATTCAGTTTGAAATGAATTTTGCACGGAGTCAAAAGGATTGTATTCAAAGTGTATTTGATTATCGCAACTAGTTAGCACCCTCAAATTCACACGAATAATATGCACTCTTTCTACACATTATATAGTTTTAcgtctttatatataaaaaaaagcgTTAGTTATGTAGCAAACTGTGAGTAGATGATTAGATAAGGTATATAAAGATAAATGAACCACATGTATACATCATATATGTAAGTATTACTCATTTATTACTGGaacaatgttttctttaaagaatgTGTTTATAGAAGAGTATTGCTTAGCTAGTTGGTGTCCATTTAATAGTTAAAAAGCTAAAAAGCCTACATAGAACAATATGATTGGACTGCAATATAGCTTGCATGTAGCAGTATTACCgttctatatttattttttcaaatatatttcttttagtaaGTTGAATTCTTATAAAAACAGTATTatcaattaatcaaaattatgtttgttttttttttccttacaaAAAGTAAGAACAAACCATTTAACTTTTAAGGTTGATAATACAAAAACTGCGTATAAGTTAACTTATATACTGGTTCTGACAGAATAAGTATCTGTTTAGAATAAATTTTCTAGTTtacatgattaaaaaaaattattaaaaactaaagaacACTTTGTAAGCACTTGATGGTTTTACatcttttgtatatatatataaaggttTGACACATATGACAAATGATAGTTGGATAATTGGGTGGACTGCAGTTTCAAAGTAATGTTATAGTAACATGAAATTGATTTGATGTGGTGAAAATGCAGTTAAAGAGCGTAGGAGAAATACACAAGAGTCTTCTACAAGAGTTTGTAAGTGTGATTAAGTTTATTGGTAGATATACATTATGGTGTGTTACTATGTAATGAAATGACATATATGcacatattataaatattaatttgtgaGAGTACAGGACATTGCAACAGAAGAAGATCCACATTATGGGCTGGTAGACAATGGAGGAGTAGGTGTAGGAATTGGAGGAGGAGATTATGAGTCAATTATGGGGTTCTCAGGTGCTGCCCATCCTCGCATTTTTGCATTGCGTCTCCAGCCCAACCACACCCACAACAACCATCTTAATAATATTCACCTTCATCACCCTCCTCCTTCAGATCTCACTACCTATCCACTCCTTGAGTAgtctatatattatatcattaattcCAACTCCTCTTTCAAACCCTAACTCATGATGTCTCACaactatatatgtttttaattttgtttaatttttcccttttcttggTTCATTCAGTTGTTAAATTGAATGACAACACTTCCAAAGAGAttatatgtatggtttatttCTAGATCATATGggatttccttttttcttgcCTAAGTTTGTTATGAGTGATGAGGAATATCACAGGGTTTAAAATATGGAGAACAACACACTACACTCCATCTTTCTCAACATCATAAATAAACCCTTTTGcccattcattcttttttccatttttttatctcCTCTTATGAA of the Cucumis sativus cultivar 9930 chromosome 3, Cucumber_9930_V3, whole genome shotgun sequence genome contains:
- the MADS1 gene encoding floral homeotic protein DEFICIENS isoform X1; this translates as MYVYFSHKQQHQQQQERRRSRRRRRRRRKRKNMARGKIQIKRIENPTNRQVTYSKRRNGLFKKANELTVLCDAKVSIIMFSSTGKLHEYISPATSTKELFDQYQKTLGVDLWITHYERMQDNLKKLKDINRNLRRQIRQRMGECMNDLSFEELRCLEQDMDNAVRIIRERKYRVISNQIETHKKKDIATEEDPHYGLVDNGGVGVGIGGGDYESIMGFSGAAHPRIFALRLQPNHTHNNHLNNIHLHHPPPSDLTTYPLLE
- the MADS1 gene encoding floral homeotic protein DEFICIENS (The RefSeq protein has 2 substitutions compared to this genomic sequence), with protein sequence MARGKIQIKRIENPTNRQVTYSKRRNGLLKKANELTVLCDAKVSIIMFSSTGKLHEYISPATSTKELFDQYQKTLGVDLWITHYERMQDNLKKLKDINRNLRRQIRQRMGECMNDLSFEELRCLEQDMDSAVRIIRERKYRVISNQIETHKKKLKSVGEIHKSLLQEFDIATEEDPHYGLVDNGGVGVGIGGGDYESIMGFSGAAHPRIFALRLQPNHTHNNHLNNIHLHHPPPSDLTTYPLLE